From Geomonas agri, one genomic window encodes:
- a CDS encoding TolC family protein, with translation MKYRLFPLYLLLSILMTAPAALAEDAKPATENLDQLVQTALANNPELKSTSARWEMYKSRIKQAGALEDPMLMLKLQNMIVTDPLSFNKDSMTQKVVGISQLIPFAGKRKLKEDIASAEAETYRWSVEERKFELTRMVREAYFQVYFTDKSLGIIDKNIKILDDFITLAQTKYSVGQGAQQDIYKALLERSKMLDMKISLEQQRRSLEVSLNSLLNRPQSTKVGAVPDFKLAPFAYTPEQLVDMAEENRPQLKAVKAQIEKGRAGHLLAQKESYPDFNVSFEYMQRQKAMGSDGADMYSLGVTFNLPIQKERRAAMRAESSSEINMASEELNGARNTISSGVNDLLAQMERRRKLIDLYTTGIIPQAEQSLESAVIGYRVSKVDFLTLLDNRVTLFNYEREYYDSMADYQMKLAQLEALVGKDLQ, from the coding sequence ATGAAATACCGGCTTTTCCCCTTGTACCTGTTGTTGTCCATCCTGATGACCGCGCCTGCGGCCCTCGCCGAAGACGCTAAGCCCGCCACGGAAAACCTCGATCAGCTCGTGCAGACTGCCCTGGCCAACAACCCGGAACTGAAGTCCACATCGGCGCGCTGGGAGATGTACAAGAGCCGCATCAAGCAGGCGGGTGCACTAGAAGACCCGATGCTGATGCTGAAACTGCAGAACATGATCGTTACCGATCCGCTGAGCTTCAACAAGGACTCGATGACCCAGAAGGTGGTTGGCATCAGCCAGTTGATCCCGTTCGCCGGCAAGCGCAAGCTCAAGGAGGACATCGCATCGGCTGAGGCTGAGACCTACCGCTGGAGCGTGGAAGAGCGCAAATTCGAACTGACCAGGATGGTTCGCGAGGCGTACTTCCAGGTCTACTTCACCGATAAGTCCCTGGGCATCATCGATAAGAACATCAAGATCCTGGACGACTTCATCACCCTGGCCCAGACCAAGTACTCCGTCGGGCAGGGTGCGCAGCAGGATATCTACAAGGCGCTTCTGGAACGCTCCAAGATGCTGGACATGAAGATCTCCCTGGAGCAGCAGCGCAGAAGCCTCGAGGTGAGCCTCAACTCGCTGCTGAACCGCCCCCAGAGTACCAAGGTCGGTGCCGTCCCCGATTTCAAGCTGGCACCTTTTGCCTACACCCCGGAACAGCTGGTGGATATGGCCGAGGAGAACCGGCCGCAACTCAAAGCGGTCAAGGCCCAGATCGAGAAGGGGCGGGCGGGTCACCTGCTGGCGCAGAAGGAATCCTACCCGGACTTCAACGTCTCCTTCGAATACATGCAGCGCCAGAAGGCCATGGGGAGCGATGGCGCCGATATGTACTCGCTGGGCGTCACTTTCAACCTTCCCATTCAGAAGGAGCGTCGTGCCGCGATGCGGGCCGAGTCCTCCTCTGAGATCAACATGGCCAGCGAGGAGTTGAACGGCGCGCGCAACACCATCTCCTCCGGGGTGAACGACCTCCTGGCGCAGATGGAACGGCGCAGGAAGCTGATCGACCTCTACACCACCGGCATCATCCCGCAGGCGGAGCAGTCGCTGGAGTCGGCGGTAATCGGCTACCGGGTCAGCAAGGTGGACTTCCTCACCCTGCTGGATAACCGAGTCACCCTGTTCAATTACGAGCGCGAATACTACGACTCGATGGCGGATTACCAGATGAAGCTGGCCCAGCTCGAAGCGCTGGTGGGCAAGGACCTGCAGTAA
- a CDS encoding FAD-dependent oxidoreductase, with translation MKCVIIGGIAAGLSAASQIKRQSPEAEVIVLEKSGDVSYAACGMPYNLFFRDRPVEKLYAMPLVTIRSERGVDYRLHQEVTRIDADGKKVEITDLQSGKSYSESYDFLVYATGNKAIRLDYPGFDDPDVFYFRTLEDTRRAKEFLYRTPPSKVLLIGAGYTNLEVADVMTNLKLAPVIVEKAPVILPSFCEEVREKVVAKALDKGIEIFTGVDIEEKSGRKVKTSAGTFEADMVVVAAGARPNTALFAAAGGELGVAGAVKVDRYLRTNLDGVFSGGDCAEHYVRQLGLNSYFPLGPAANKQGRVIGHNICNPDKMTEFWGVDQTAVFKFFDYTVATTGLNERQLQTLGKNVVKVVVDGPTRGEFPGGGTVRIVLLCEKGSGLLLGGQMVGEDVVAKRLDILATAIYKNMTVFEIAELDLSYSPPYAPVWDPVLVAANVAVKKV, from the coding sequence ATGAAGTGCGTGATAATCGGTGGCATAGCAGCCGGACTTTCGGCGGCGAGCCAGATCAAGCGACAGTCACCCGAGGCTGAGGTCATCGTCCTGGAGAAAAGCGGCGACGTTTCGTACGCAGCGTGCGGCATGCCGTACAACCTCTTCTTCAGGGACCGCCCGGTGGAGAAGCTGTACGCCATGCCCCTGGTGACCATCCGCAGCGAGCGCGGCGTCGACTATCGGCTGCACCAGGAAGTGACCCGCATCGATGCGGACGGGAAGAAGGTCGAGATTACCGATCTACAGAGCGGTAAAAGCTACAGTGAAAGTTATGATTTTCTGGTGTATGCCACCGGAAACAAAGCGATCCGTCTCGATTATCCCGGCTTCGACGATCCTGACGTCTTCTATTTTCGCACCCTGGAAGATACCCGACGCGCCAAGGAATTCCTCTACCGCACCCCTCCTTCGAAGGTGCTCCTGATTGGGGCCGGCTATACCAACCTGGAAGTTGCCGACGTCATGACCAACCTGAAACTCGCCCCGGTGATCGTCGAGAAGGCGCCGGTGATTCTCCCCTCCTTCTGCGAGGAGGTGCGCGAGAAGGTCGTGGCGAAGGCGCTGGATAAGGGGATCGAGATCTTTACCGGTGTTGATATCGAGGAGAAGTCGGGCCGGAAGGTGAAGACCTCCGCGGGGACGTTCGAGGCCGACATGGTCGTTGTGGCAGCCGGGGCAAGGCCCAACACGGCGCTCTTCGCCGCGGCCGGTGGTGAACTGGGTGTTGCCGGCGCGGTCAAGGTGGACCGCTACCTGCGCACCAACCTGGACGGTGTCTTCTCCGGCGGGGACTGCGCCGAGCACTACGTTCGGCAGTTGGGGTTGAACTCGTATTTCCCGCTGGGGCCAGCTGCCAACAAGCAGGGGCGGGTGATCGGCCACAACATCTGCAACCCCGACAAGATGACCGAGTTCTGGGGCGTCGACCAGACCGCGGTCTTCAAGTTTTTCGACTACACCGTGGCCACCACGGGGCTCAACGAACGGCAGCTGCAAACGCTGGGCAAGAACGTGGTCAAGGTTGTGGTGGACGGGCCGACCAGGGGAGAATTTCCCGGAGGCGGCACCGTCCGCATCGTGCTCCTGTGCGAGAAAGGAAGCGGTCTTCTGCTCGGTGGCCAGATGGTGGGCGAGGACGTGGTCGCCAAGCGGCTGGATATCCTGGCGACTGCCATCTACAAGAACATGACCGTGTTCGAGATCGCCGAGTTGGACCTGAGTTATTCCCCGCCTTACGCGCCGGTCTGGGACCCGGTCCTGGTCGCGGCCAACGTCGCGGTAAAAAAAGTCTGA
- a CDS encoding heavy metal-binding domain-containing protein, translated as MDTSQILVTLGGVALISFNLWFFFGKKATNKPAAAKGARYACPMHPWITSDDPTADCSICGMKLVSSDELRK; from the coding sequence ATGGATACGTCTCAGATACTGGTAACTCTGGGCGGAGTCGCCCTGATTTCGTTCAACCTCTGGTTCTTTTTCGGCAAAAAAGCTACCAACAAGCCTGCTGCCGCCAAGGGAGCACGGTATGCCTGCCCGATGCATCCCTGGATCACCAGCGACGATCCCACTGCTGACTGCTCGATCTGCGGGATGAAGCTGGTTAGCAGCGACGAGTTGAGGAAGTAG
- the acnA gene encoding aconitate hydratase AcnA produces the protein MSVLNSYNTLSTLTVDGKSYRYHSLKAFAANSGIDISRLPYSMKILLENLLRREDGVVVKKADIEAVARWDAQAEPDQEIQFMPARILLQDFTGVPAVADLAAMRSALNRLGGRPSDINPMQRADLVIDHSVQVDQYGSQLALKANSVLEFERNHERYQFLRWGQSAFRNFSVVPPATGICHQVNLEYLAQVALVNTVEDEAGVEWVLPDTLVGTDSHSTMINGLGVVGWGVGGIEAEAAMLGQPCSMLIPQVVGFRLTGALSPGATATDLVLTITQMLRKKGVVGKFVEFYGPGAASLNIADRATIGNMAPEYGATIGVFPVDEQTTAYLGLSGRGKVVPLVEAYFKEQELWRSSDRPEPVFSDTLELDLADVEPSLAGPSRPMDRVRLKEVRGSFRRQLVTLRQQDAAHVDKETLNRWLGEGGSPVTVAPELMAEHPDKALGSLGQCVPVRQPDGTSYNLCHGSIVIAAITSCTNTSNPSVMIGAGVLARNAVRRGLQVRPWVKTSLAPGSKVVTDYLAAAGLTPYLDALRFHLVGYGCTTCIGNSGPLADHISRAVVEGDLAVAAVLSGNRNFEGRINAHVRANYLASPPLVVAYALAGNINIDLTRDPLGTDPNGEPVYLKDIWPDDKEVAELVQSCVHAESFATNYADVFHGDDEWRSLIVPSGELYHWQEDSTYIKEPPFFLELPPEPQPVQDITGARCLALLGDSITTDHISPAGSIGKATPAGRYLMSLGIEPKDFNSYGARRGNHEVMVRGTFANTRIRNVLVPGVEGGVTMFFAKGDGSGKQMSIFDASEQYRAEGMPLVVIAGKEYGTGSSRDWAAKGTKLLGVRAVIAESFERIHRSNLVGMGILPLQFLPGESYKSVGLNGTESFDMTGLNDLTPGQKLEVKYAGVDGSSGSFTVLVRIDTSNELDYYHHGGILPYVLRQFLKS, from the coding sequence ATGAGCGTACTAAACAGCTACAACACCCTCTCCACGCTCACCGTGGATGGCAAGAGCTACCGGTATCACTCGCTGAAGGCTTTCGCGGCCAACTCGGGCATCGATATCAGCCGGCTGCCGTACTCGATGAAGATCCTGCTGGAAAATCTGCTGCGCCGCGAGGACGGCGTGGTGGTCAAAAAGGCAGACATCGAGGCGGTGGCGCGCTGGGACGCGCAGGCGGAACCGGACCAGGAGATCCAGTTCATGCCGGCGCGCATCCTGTTGCAGGACTTCACCGGTGTACCTGCCGTGGCCGATCTGGCGGCCATGCGCTCGGCTCTCAACCGGCTCGGCGGGCGCCCCTCTGACATCAACCCGATGCAGCGCGCCGACCTGGTCATCGACCACTCGGTGCAGGTGGACCAATACGGCAGCCAACTCGCACTGAAGGCCAACTCGGTGCTGGAGTTCGAGCGTAACCATGAGCGCTACCAGTTCCTGCGCTGGGGGCAGTCCGCCTTCCGCAACTTCAGTGTTGTGCCGCCTGCGACGGGCATCTGCCACCAGGTGAACCTGGAATACCTGGCCCAAGTGGCGCTGGTGAACACGGTGGAGGACGAGGCCGGGGTAGAGTGGGTGCTGCCGGACACACTGGTGGGCACCGACTCGCACTCCACCATGATCAACGGCCTGGGCGTGGTCGGCTGGGGCGTCGGCGGCATCGAGGCCGAGGCCGCCATGCTGGGGCAACCCTGTTCCATGCTCATCCCGCAGGTGGTTGGTTTCCGGCTCACCGGCGCCTTGAGCCCCGGCGCCACCGCTACCGACCTCGTGCTGACCATCACCCAGATGCTCAGGAAGAAAGGAGTGGTCGGAAAGTTCGTCGAGTTCTACGGCCCCGGCGCGGCCTCGCTCAACATCGCCGACCGGGCCACCATCGGCAACATGGCCCCAGAGTACGGCGCCACCATCGGCGTATTCCCCGTCGATGAGCAGACCACGGCCTACCTCGGCCTCTCCGGCAGGGGCAAGGTGGTGCCGCTGGTGGAGGCGTACTTCAAGGAGCAGGAGCTCTGGCGCTCCTCCGACCGGCCCGAACCGGTGTTCAGCGATACCCTGGAACTGGACTTGGCCGACGTGGAGCCGTCACTTGCCGGCCCGAGCCGTCCCATGGACCGCGTGCGCCTCAAGGAAGTGCGCGGGTCATTCAGGAGGCAGCTCGTCACCCTCAGGCAGCAGGACGCGGCGCACGTGGACAAGGAGACCCTGAACCGGTGGCTGGGGGAGGGAGGCTCGCCCGTTACCGTCGCTCCGGAACTGATGGCTGAGCACCCGGACAAGGCGCTTGGGTCGCTGGGCCAGTGCGTGCCGGTGCGCCAGCCCGACGGCACCAGCTACAACCTGTGCCACGGCTCCATCGTCATCGCGGCCATCACTAGTTGCACCAACACCTCCAACCCCTCGGTGATGATCGGGGCTGGCGTTCTGGCGCGAAATGCGGTGCGGCGTGGGCTCCAGGTGCGCCCCTGGGTGAAGACTAGCCTTGCCCCGGGGTCCAAGGTGGTGACCGACTACCTGGCCGCCGCCGGGTTGACGCCCTACCTTGATGCGCTCCGCTTCCACCTGGTCGGCTACGGCTGCACCACCTGCATCGGCAACAGCGGCCCCTTGGCTGACCACATCTCGCGTGCGGTTGTGGAAGGGGATCTCGCGGTAGCGGCGGTCCTTTCCGGCAACCGCAACTTCGAGGGGCGCATCAACGCCCACGTCAGGGCCAACTACCTCGCTTCGCCCCCGCTGGTGGTCGCCTACGCCCTCGCCGGCAACATCAACATCGACTTGACCCGGGACCCCCTCGGCACCGATCCCAACGGCGAACCGGTGTACCTTAAGGACATCTGGCCGGACGACAAGGAAGTGGCGGAACTGGTGCAAAGCTGCGTCCATGCCGAGTCCTTCGCCACTAACTACGCCGATGTCTTCCACGGCGACGACGAGTGGCGCAGTCTCATTGTTCCCAGCGGTGAACTGTACCATTGGCAGGAGGATTCAACCTACATCAAGGAGCCTCCCTTCTTCCTCGAACTGCCGCCCGAGCCGCAGCCGGTTCAAGATATCACCGGCGCGCGTTGCCTCGCTCTCTTGGGCGACTCCATCACCACGGACCACATCTCGCCCGCCGGTTCCATCGGCAAGGCGACCCCGGCCGGTCGCTACCTGATGTCGCTCGGCATCGAGCCCAAGGACTTCAACTCCTACGGCGCGCGCCGCGGCAACCACGAGGTCATGGTGCGCGGCACCTTCGCCAACACCCGCATCCGGAACGTGCTGGTTCCCGGCGTGGAAGGCGGTGTCACCATGTTCTTCGCCAAGGGTGATGGCAGCGGCAAGCAGATGTCCATCTTCGATGCTTCGGAGCAGTACCGGGCCGAGGGGATGCCGCTGGTCGTCATTGCCGGCAAGGAGTATGGCACCGGTTCCTCGCGCGACTGGGCCGCCAAAGGGACCAAGCTCCTTGGTGTCCGGGCGGTGATCGCTGAAAGTTTCGAGAGGATCCACCGCTCCAACCTGGTCGGCATGGGGATTCTACCGCTGCAGTTCCTCCCTGGTGAAAGCTATAAGAGTGTCGGCCTCAACGGCACTGAGAGTTTCGACATGACCGGGCTGAACGACCTGACGCCAGGACAGAAACTCGAGGTGAAGTACGCCGGCGTGGATGGCTCCAGCGGATCCTTCACCGTGCTGGTGCGCATCGACACCTCCAACGAACTCGATTACTACCATCACGGCGGCATTCTGCCGTATGTATTGAGACAGTTCCTCAAGAGTTAG
- a CDS encoding ABC transporter permease, producing the protein MKLHTISINNLKRRKAKMAFLTIGLMVGIATIVTLVTLTRSMSNDIERKMDEFGANILITPQSNGLSMNYGGINLGGVTFDQREIKQEDLDKVRKIKNNKNISSISPKVLGGVKVGNHDVLLVGVDFAAELKMKQWWQIFGSEPKGDNEVLLGSDASNTLNATSGDSIEIKGEKFKVAGVLNQTGSQDDSLVFIALPKAQKILGKEGKITMAEVAALCSGCPISDMVTQIAELLPDSKVSAIQQVVAGRLKALDQFKRFSYAMGSVVVFIGSLIVFVTMMGSVNERTTEIGVFRAIGFRKSHIMRIILLEAALVSLLAGVLGYAAGMGGAKLALPFMAETKNAHLVWDTTVAFGSIALALLLGILASLYPALHASKMDPTEALRAL; encoded by the coding sequence ATGAAACTGCACACCATCTCGATCAACAACCTGAAGCGCCGCAAGGCCAAGATGGCATTTTTGACCATCGGCCTCATGGTCGGCATCGCCACCATCGTGACCCTGGTCACCCTGACCCGGTCCATGTCCAACGACATCGAGCGGAAGATGGACGAGTTCGGCGCCAACATCCTGATCACCCCGCAAAGTAACGGCCTGTCCATGAACTACGGTGGCATCAACCTGGGCGGCGTCACCTTCGACCAGCGTGAGATCAAGCAGGAGGATCTCGACAAGGTCCGCAAAATCAAGAACAACAAGAACATCTCCTCCATCTCCCCGAAAGTGCTGGGCGGCGTTAAGGTCGGTAACCACGACGTCCTGCTGGTCGGCGTCGACTTCGCGGCGGAGTTGAAGATGAAGCAGTGGTGGCAGATCTTCGGCAGCGAGCCCAAAGGCGACAACGAGGTGCTGTTGGGAAGCGACGCCTCCAACACGCTCAACGCGACCTCGGGGGACAGTATCGAGATAAAGGGTGAGAAGTTCAAGGTGGCCGGCGTCCTGAACCAGACCGGTTCGCAGGACGATTCGCTGGTCTTCATCGCGTTGCCCAAGGCGCAGAAGATCCTGGGCAAGGAAGGGAAGATAACCATGGCCGAGGTCGCCGCGCTCTGCTCCGGTTGCCCCATCTCCGATATGGTGACCCAGATCGCGGAACTGCTGCCGGACAGCAAGGTGTCAGCGATCCAGCAGGTCGTGGCGGGACGCCTCAAGGCCCTGGACCAGTTCAAGCGTTTCTCCTATGCCATGGGGAGCGTCGTCGTCTTCATCGGTTCCCTCATCGTCTTCGTGACCATGATGGGGAGCGTCAACGAACGCACCACCGAAATCGGCGTGTTCCGCGCCATCGGCTTCCGGAAGAGCCATATCATGCGCATCATCCTGCTCGAAGCCGCCTTGGTGAGTCTGCTGGCCGGCGTGCTCGGCTACGCGGCGGGCATGGGCGGCGCCAAGCTTGCCCTCCCGTTCATGGCTGAGACTAAGAACGCGCACCTGGTTTGGGACACGACGGTAGCCTTCGGCTCGATAGCGCTGGCGCTGCTGCTCGGCATCCTGGCCAGTCTCTACCCTGCGCTGCATGCCAGCAAGATGGACCCGACCGAAGCCCTGAGGGCACTCTAA
- the rd gene encoding rubredoxin: MQKYRCTVCGYIYDPEVGDIDSGVAPGTAFEDIPEDWVCPICGVDKSMFEPE, from the coding sequence ATGCAAAAGTATCGCTGCACTGTTTGTGGGTACATCTACGATCCAGAGGTCGGGGACATTGATAGTGGTGTAGCTCCGGGAACCGCTTTCGAGGACATCCCGGAGGATTGGGTCTGCCCCATCTGTGGTGTCGACAAGAGCATGTTCGAGCCGGAATAG
- a CDS encoding metal-sensitive transcriptional regulator, producing MSDSSKNKLNTRVKRIAGQVAGIERMLEEKRYCVDILNQISAVRSALDSLGVELLTRHLENCVLGQGGDKQHDQAKPMSQQQLMDEVKTALSRFLK from the coding sequence ATGAGCGACTCGTCAAAAAACAAGCTGAACACGCGCGTCAAAAGGATCGCCGGGCAGGTGGCCGGTATCGAGCGGATGCTGGAGGAGAAGCGCTACTGCGTAGATATCCTGAACCAGATTTCCGCTGTGCGCTCCGCACTCGATTCTTTGGGAGTGGAGCTACTGACTCGTCACCTTGAAAACTGCGTACTGGGGCAGGGGGGCGACAAGCAGCACGACCAGGCCAAACCGATGAGCCAGCAGCAGTTGATGGACGAGGTGAAGACGGCATTGTCACGGTTCCTGAAGTAG
- a CDS encoding heavy metal translocating P-type ATPase: MAEKVLFRDPVCGMEVGAAAPLSATHKGTSYKFCSVNCLEKFLASPETYLAQAAVPVPGESAAPVEPPTPPATHETHELHAPEQVEQCELPLLGMNCAGCAGRIEKTLNTTPGVVTAAVNFATTRATIKYDPQGTSPDALKQVVRDMGYDVLESGGGGEADEAGMLEAQTQVHEAQYRKNRTKFFLALALTLPVAVLAMGGHVIPALADSFNFPGRAWGELALTTPVLFWAGREFFTGAWAAAKHRVADMNTLVALGTLSAYVFSLVATIAPEWLMAGAGSSGATAGHAHAMASPVGVYYEVAAIIVTLILMGRLLEARARSKTSGAIHALIGLQPKLARVVRNDREEDIPIAEVVLGDVIVVRPGEKVPVDGDVIEGSSSVDESMLTGEPLPVHKKTGDTVIGATLNKTGSFRMRATRIGKDTVLQQIVRLVQQAQGSKAPIQRLADLIASYFVPVVISLAIATFVIWFDVSPPETRLNMAVLTFVSVLIIACPCALGLATPTAIMVGTGRGAQSGILIKGGEALETAHKLTTIVLDKTGTITRGVPSVTDVESFLDDRQTLLKLAASAEAGSEHPLGEAIVRSAEEEGLERLPVSGFNAIPGHGIEAEVAGKKILIGTELLLNNHAVAVNPSKAHRLADEGKTPVLVAIDGRFAGVIAVADPIKETSAAAVKRLHELGLEVIMLTGDNRRTADSIARQVGVDRVVAEVLPDGKGEEVKKLQAQGKVVAMVGDGINDAPALAQADVGIAMGSGTDVAIEAADITLVRGDLNGVISSIALSRATIANIKQNLFFAFIYNILGIPIAAGILYPFTGWLLSPIIASLTMALSSVSVVTNALRLRGFTVERG; this comes from the coding sequence ATGGCTGAGAAGGTATTATTTCGCGACCCGGTGTGCGGGATGGAAGTCGGCGCAGCTGCTCCCCTTTCCGCTACCCATAAAGGCACCAGTTACAAATTCTGCTCGGTGAATTGCCTGGAGAAGTTTCTTGCTTCTCCCGAAACCTACCTCGCGCAAGCTGCCGTGCCCGTGCCGGGCGAGTCGGCTGCACCGGTAGAGCCGCCGACCCCGCCTGCGACACATGAGACGCACGAGCTGCATGCACCGGAGCAGGTGGAACAGTGCGAGCTGCCGCTTCTGGGTATGAACTGCGCCGGGTGCGCTGGCCGGATCGAGAAGACGCTGAATACAACGCCCGGCGTTGTCACCGCAGCGGTCAACTTCGCCACCACCCGCGCCACGATCAAGTACGATCCCCAGGGAACTTCTCCTGATGCGCTCAAGCAGGTGGTGCGCGACATGGGCTACGACGTCCTGGAATCCGGCGGCGGAGGGGAGGCGGACGAGGCCGGCATGCTGGAGGCGCAGACCCAGGTGCACGAGGCGCAGTACAGGAAGAACCGGACCAAGTTCTTCCTGGCGCTGGCCCTGACCCTGCCGGTGGCCGTGCTGGCCATGGGGGGACACGTAATCCCTGCGCTGGCGGATTCCTTCAACTTCCCGGGACGCGCATGGGGCGAGCTCGCCCTCACCACTCCCGTGCTGTTCTGGGCCGGTCGGGAGTTCTTCACTGGCGCCTGGGCCGCGGCTAAACACCGGGTGGCGGATATGAACACGCTGGTAGCCCTGGGCACCCTCTCCGCATATGTCTTCAGTCTGGTCGCGACCATCGCCCCGGAGTGGCTGATGGCCGGAGCTGGCTCGTCTGGCGCAACCGCCGGGCACGCACATGCCATGGCCTCGCCGGTTGGGGTCTACTACGAGGTGGCCGCCATCATCGTCACGCTGATCCTGATGGGGCGCCTCCTGGAGGCGCGCGCCCGCAGTAAGACCAGCGGCGCCATCCATGCCCTTATCGGCCTGCAGCCCAAGCTGGCCCGCGTGGTTCGCAATGACAGGGAAGAGGATATCCCGATCGCCGAGGTGGTGCTTGGCGATGTCATCGTAGTTCGTCCCGGCGAAAAGGTACCGGTGGACGGTGACGTCATCGAGGGGAGTTCTTCGGTGGACGAGAGTATGCTGACCGGTGAGCCGCTGCCGGTGCACAAAAAAACAGGCGACACCGTGATCGGTGCTACCTTGAACAAGACCGGCTCGTTCCGGATGCGTGCCACCAGGATCGGCAAGGACACCGTGTTGCAACAGATCGTGCGTCTGGTGCAACAGGCCCAGGGGAGCAAGGCCCCTATTCAGCGCCTCGCCGATCTCATCGCGAGCTACTTTGTACCGGTGGTGATCAGTCTCGCCATTGCAACCTTCGTGATCTGGTTCGACGTTTCGCCGCCGGAGACGCGTCTCAATATGGCGGTGCTCACCTTCGTCTCGGTGCTGATCATCGCATGCCCTTGCGCCCTGGGGCTCGCCACGCCGACCGCCATCATGGTAGGGACCGGGCGCGGCGCCCAGAGCGGCATCCTAATCAAGGGGGGCGAGGCGCTTGAGACCGCCCACAAGCTGACAACCATCGTTCTGGACAAGACCGGCACCATCACCCGCGGCGTCCCTTCAGTCACCGACGTGGAAAGCTTCCTGGACGATCGGCAGACCTTGCTGAAGTTGGCGGCCTCCGCTGAGGCGGGCAGCGAGCACCCACTTGGGGAGGCAATCGTACGCTCGGCTGAGGAGGAGGGACTGGAACGGCTGCCGGTGAGCGGTTTCAATGCCATCCCTGGGCATGGCATCGAGGCCGAGGTGGCAGGCAAGAAGATCCTTATCGGCACCGAGCTGCTGCTGAATAACCACGCTGTAGCCGTTAATCCTTCGAAGGCTCACCGGTTGGCGGATGAGGGAAAGACCCCGGTGCTGGTAGCCATTGACGGACGGTTCGCCGGTGTCATCGCCGTCGCCGACCCGATCAAGGAAACGTCCGCCGCCGCTGTGAAGCGCCTGCACGAACTCGGGCTCGAGGTGATCATGCTGACCGGCGACAACCGCCGCACCGCCGACTCCATTGCCCGCCAGGTAGGCGTGGACCGCGTGGTGGCTGAGGTTCTGCCGGATGGCAAGGGTGAAGAGGTCAAGAAACTGCAGGCGCAGGGCAAGGTGGTCGCCATGGTCGGGGACGGCATCAACGACGCACCGGCGCTGGCCCAGGCCGACGTGGGGATCGCCATGGGGAGCGGCACCGACGTCGCCATCGAGGCGGCCGACATAACGCTGGTGCGCGGCGACCTCAACGGCGTCATCTCCAGCATCGCGCTCTCCCGGGCCACCATCGCCAACATCAAGCAGAACCTGTTCTTCGCCTTCATCTACAACATCCTCGGTATCCCGATCGCCGCGGGGATCCTGTACCCGTTCACCGGGTGGCTCCTGAGCCCGATCATCGCCTCGCTCACCATGGCGCTCTCGTCAGTGAGCGTGGTTACCAACGCCCTGCGTTTGCGCGGGTTTACCGTAGAGAGGGGATAG
- a CDS encoding ABC transporter ATP-binding protein codes for MAIIEMKNVKKQYQTGSDLVEALRGVDISIEAGEFITIMGQSGSGKSTLLSVLGGMNHPTSGEVEMAGVKLYQLKSEELADFRAQNLGFVFQSFHLIQYLTALENVMLPLAIVKMSTAAKKEAARQALERVGLGAKTDRLPNQLSGGEQERVAIARAIVNNPHILLADEPTGNLDSKTSEEVMALFRQLNEAGQTVVMVTHNPDNGAYSDRTIHLKDGLISA; via the coding sequence ATGGCGATCATAGAGATGAAAAACGTTAAGAAGCAGTACCAGACCGGCTCCGACCTGGTCGAGGCGCTGCGCGGGGTGGATATATCTATCGAGGCTGGAGAGTTCATCACCATCATGGGGCAGTCCGGTTCCGGCAAGAGTACGCTCCTTTCCGTCCTGGGCGGGATGAACCATCCCACCAGCGGTGAAGTAGAGATGGCCGGGGTAAAGCTGTACCAGTTGAAAAGCGAGGAGTTGGCAGACTTCAGGGCGCAGAACCTCGGCTTCGTTTTCCAGTCCTTCCACCTGATCCAGTACTTGACTGCACTCGAGAACGTCATGCTGCCGCTGGCTATCGTCAAGATGAGCACTGCGGCCAAAAAAGAAGCGGCGCGCCAGGCGCTGGAGCGTGTAGGCCTGGGAGCAAAGACTGACCGGCTCCCCAACCAGCTCTCCGGCGGCGAGCAGGAGCGCGTCGCCATCGCGCGTGCCATCGTCAACAACCCGCACATCCTGCTCGCGGACGAGCCGACGGGAAACCTTGACTCCAAGACCAGCGAGGAAGTCATGGCGCTTTTCAGGCAACTGAATGAAGCGGGGCAGACGGTGGTGATGGTTACTCATAACCCGGACAACGGTGCTTATTCGGATCGGACCATTCATCTCAAGGATGGTTTGATCAGCGCGTAG